Proteins co-encoded in one Chloroflexota bacterium genomic window:
- a CDS encoding ABC transporter ATP-binding protein has protein sequence METNSLLHVNNIHTFIGQFHILEGVSIHVPKGTIVALLGRNGAGKTTTLKSILGLTPPRQGKIIFDGQELQGQRSFEIAALGIGYVPEHRAIFRDLSVGENLKIAERQKGDLARKEGFIFDLFPDLKRLIHLQGDHLSGGQQQMLAIARALVPDNKLLLIDEPTEGLAPVLIEQMMDAIRQLSAETTILLVEQNFIVASQLAEGYIIIEEGQSVQAGKMADLVNDPATIRRYLEAA, from the coding sequence ATGGAAACTAATTCTCTTCTCCACGTAAACAACATCCATACCTTTATCGGTCAATTTCACATTTTAGAGGGCGTGAGCATTCATGTTCCAAAAGGGACAATTGTCGCGCTGCTTGGGCGCAATGGAGCCGGAAAAACTACCACGCTCAAATCCATTTTGGGGCTAACGCCCCCGCGTCAGGGAAAAATTATTTTTGACGGGCAGGAACTTCAGGGGCAACGCAGTTTTGAAATCGCAGCCCTGGGAATTGGCTACGTCCCTGAACATCGCGCCATTTTCCGCGACCTGAGCGTGGGCGAAAACCTAAAAATCGCCGAGCGTCAAAAAGGCGATCTGGCGAGAAAAGAAGGCTTTATTTTTGATTTATTCCCCGATCTCAAACGCCTGATTCATTTACAAGGCGATCACCTTTCGGGCGGGCAGCAGCAAATGCTGGCGATCGCCCGTGCGTTGGTTCCCGATAATAAATTACTCCTGATCGATGAGCCAACTGAAGGGCTGGCTCCAGTACTGATTGAGCAAATGATGGATGCTATCCGGCAGCTCTCGGCAGAAACGACCATTTTATTAGTGGAGCAAAACTTCATTGTTGCCAGCCAGCTTGCCGAAGGTTACATCATCATTGAAGAAGGCCAATCGGTTCAGGCGGGCAAAATGGCCGATCTGGTGAACGACCCCGCAACCATCCGTCGCTACCTCGAGGCCGCCTAA
- a CDS encoding branched-chain amino acid ABC transporter permease yields the protein MTTILQSFRKNRTLWITLLALSVIFILGVRGLVDPAAEGGERYKNVVITILRGFSTGSIIFLVASGFSIIFGLMNVLNMAHGALFMIGAYVGWTMAVRPDTVVDAFTPLVLIAAGFTLLPVWDWLLKKVKLPKIVRSIWPWAGLILAVVVLGFAIPKYPITSWNVGSYEISPTNFAFAASQGQLILPEAEQFIEISPAIGLGALILGGILAGITVAGFAINRRPATAGPSGKENSLPIKGLVFFGGLILLGLLVHYFNTPISAFLLAIDSTWLFILAVLVAVTTGALLGALIESTLVRPLYETHIYVLMLSLGVSSIIIEAVRTIWGAPEFTMPRPSIFNGTGDGCPAESIGAIFQNKCSTIFVLGGRVRTYNELFIPILGIIVLIAVWILLQRTRLGMIVRAGVQDSEMVRALGINVERIFTIVFALGVGLAALGGVVGAPSTGLTTTLGDSLLINLLVALAIGGLTSYPGAAAGALIVGLLQQFIIKYGQIGINIPFMDEPFKPTPPLVPAMTVLLMVVILLVLPNGLFGRKE from the coding sequence ATGACAACAATACTGCAATCCTTCCGAAAAAACCGTACACTTTGGATCACACTGCTCGCGCTCAGCGTTATTTTTATTCTGGGAGTGCGCGGCTTAGTCGACCCTGCTGCTGAAGGCGGCGAACGTTATAAAAATGTAGTCATCACGATCTTGCGCGGTTTTTCCACTGGCTCTATTATTTTCCTGGTCGCGTCGGGATTTTCAATTATCTTCGGTTTGATGAACGTGCTCAATATGGCCCACGGCGCATTGTTTATGATCGGCGCCTATGTGGGTTGGACAATGGCTGTACGCCCCGATACGGTTGTGGATGCGTTCACGCCATTGGTTTTGATCGCAGCCGGATTTACTTTGCTGCCTGTTTGGGATTGGCTGCTGAAGAAGGTTAAACTCCCCAAAATAGTCAGGAGTATCTGGCCGTGGGCAGGGCTGATTCTGGCAGTCGTCGTGCTGGGGTTTGCCATCCCGAAATACCCCATCACCAGTTGGAATGTCGGTTCCTACGAAATCAGCCCGACGAATTTTGCATTTGCTGCCAGCCAGGGCCAACTCATTCTTCCCGAAGCGGAACAATTCATTGAGATTTCACCCGCTATTGGGCTGGGCGCTCTCATTCTGGGCGGCATTTTAGCAGGCATTACGGTTGCCGGTTTTGCAATCAACCGCCGCCCGGCTACAGCAGGACCATCCGGAAAAGAGAACTCACTGCCCATAAAAGGTTTGGTTTTCTTCGGCGGGTTAATTCTGCTGGGGTTGCTCGTTCACTACTTCAATACGCCGATTTCGGCTTTCTTGCTTGCCATTGATTCAACCTGGCTCTTTATTTTGGCTGTGCTGGTTGCCGTAACCACAGGCGCACTCTTGGGAGCATTGATCGAATCAACTCTGGTGAGACCACTCTATGAAACGCATATTTATGTGCTCATGCTTTCCCTGGGAGTGAGTTCAATCATCATTGAAGCAGTACGCACGATCTGGGGAGCGCCAGAATTCACCATGCCGCGCCCTTCTATTTTCAACGGCACCGGCGATGGCTGCCCGGCTGAAAGTATCGGCGCGATATTCCAAAACAAGTGCTCTACCATTTTTGTACTGGGTGGGCGCGTACGCACCTACAACGAGCTTTTCATCCCTATTCTTGGGATCATTGTGCTAATTGCGGTGTGGATTTTATTACAGCGTACCCGCCTGGGCATGATTGTTCGAGCAGGCGTGCAAGATAGCGAAATGGTCCGGGCGCTGGGCATCAATGTGGAACGCATCTTCACGATTGTATTCGCCCTCGGGGTTGGGCTGGCAGCCCTGGGTGGAGTCGTCGGCGCGCCCTCTACGGGGTTGACAACTACCCTCGGGGACAGCTTGCTGATCAACTTGTTGGTCGCGCTCGCCATCGGCGGCCTGACCAGCTACCCGGGGGCAGCCGCCGGAGCGTTAATCGTCGGCTTGCTGCAACAATTCATTATCAAATACGGCCAAATTGGCATCAATATTCCCTTTATGGACGAACCTTTCAAACCCACACCGCCCCTTGTCCCCGCGATGACCGTACTCCTGATGGTCGTAATTCTATTGGTCTTGCCCAATGGGCTGTTTGGACGCAAGGAGTAA